In Rhizobium sp. ARZ01, a genomic segment contains:
- a CDS encoding isocitrate lyase/phosphoenolpyruvate mutase family protein yields MTSLAERHQRFFDLHQSGCFVIPNPWDMGSARMMAASGAVALATTSAGFAFTLGRPDMGRVTREESLKHAEDIVRATSLPVSGDFENGFADAPDEVAETIRLAAEVGLSGCSIEDMQMVDGNPAYAFDLSVERIGAAADAARSLGRPFILCARADGVMNGVYDLDEAIHRIQAFEKAGADLVYVPVPPGEAELKRVVQSVAKPVNALAAGPLRQLTVAEFARIGVRRISLGSMIARVTHAAIAEQMEAIVKDGSFAKLSAAASGDRINDMLAAGAGETDHE; encoded by the coding sequence ATGACCAGCCTTGCAGAACGCCACCAGCGCTTCTTCGACCTGCACCAGTCGGGCTGCTTCGTCATCCCGAATCCGTGGGACATGGGATCGGCCCGAATGATGGCAGCGTCGGGCGCCGTGGCGCTCGCCACCACCTCCGCCGGCTTCGCCTTCACGCTCGGCCGGCCCGACATGGGACGGGTGACGCGCGAGGAATCGCTGAAACACGCCGAAGACATCGTGCGTGCGACGTCGCTCCCGGTTTCGGGCGATTTCGAGAACGGTTTTGCCGACGCGCCCGATGAGGTCGCCGAAACGATCCGCCTTGCCGCGGAAGTCGGCCTATCCGGCTGCTCGATCGAAGACATGCAGATGGTCGATGGCAACCCGGCCTATGCGTTCGACCTTTCGGTGGAGCGCATAGGCGCCGCCGCCGATGCTGCCCGCTCGCTTGGCCGTCCGTTCATTCTCTGCGCCCGCGCCGATGGCGTGATGAACGGCGTCTATGACCTCGACGAGGCGATCCACCGCATCCAGGCCTTCGAGAAGGCCGGCGCCGACCTCGTTTATGTGCCGGTGCCGCCCGGTGAGGCGGAACTGAAGCGCGTCGTGCAGTCGGTCGCAAAGCCGGTGAATGCGCTTGCCGCAGGGCCGCTGCGCCAGCTCACGGTGGCTGAGTTTGCCCGGATCGGCGTGCGTCGCATCTCGCTCGGTTCGATGATCGCCCGCGTTACCCATGCGGCGATCGCCGAGCAGATGGAGGCCATCGTCAAGGATGGCAGTTTTGCAAAATTGTCCGCCGCTGCGTCGGGGGACCGGATCAATGACATGCTTGCCGCCGGTGCGGGGGAGACGGATCATGAGTGA
- a CDS encoding trimethylamine methyltransferase family protein, translated as MSEQAVLSRRSGGRAARVAMRAAPLAENIRPIRPGLPGGQYKPLTEAGVRRIHEAALDALENIGLANAPKSGIEIMTGAGAILGEDGRIRFPRALVEDMLAIAARGITLYGRDPKYDLELSGTRVYYGTAGAAVHIVDVEKRDYRESTAKDLFNAAQLVHHLDNIHFFQRAMVCRDVADNFLMDINTLYGCCAGTSKHVGTSFSDPSHVDGCFDLIHMMAGGEDKWRARPFVSNSNCFVVPPMKFAEESCITMEACIRAGMPILLLSAGQAGATAPAPLATAIVQAVAECLAGVVYVNAMAPGHPAIFGTWPFVSDLRTGAMSGGSGEQALLTAGCAQMHQFYRLPGGAAAGIADSKLPDMQAGWEQAISNVMAGLSGLNMVYEAVGMHASLLGFCLESLVLGDDLLGQVQRCVRGIDVTEDSVSLETMRSVCMGGPGHYLGDPQTLSLMQTEYIYPAVADRTSPKEWAEIGKPDLIAKAIERKNRILSEAGGPLFDREIDKAVREKFKIYF; from the coding sequence ATGAGTGAACAGGCAGTTTTGTCCCGGCGTTCCGGTGGCCGCGCCGCCCGCGTTGCCATGCGGGCCGCACCCTTGGCGGAAAACATCCGCCCGATCCGGCCTGGCCTGCCGGGCGGCCAGTACAAGCCGCTGACGGAGGCAGGCGTCCGCCGCATCCACGAGGCGGCGCTCGACGCGCTCGAGAATATCGGCCTCGCCAATGCGCCTAAATCCGGCATCGAGATCATGACCGGCGCCGGCGCGATCCTTGGCGAGGACGGCCGTATCCGCTTCCCACGGGCGTTGGTGGAGGACATGCTGGCGATCGCCGCGCGCGGCATTACACTCTATGGGCGTGACCCGAAGTACGACTTGGAACTGTCCGGCACCCGCGTCTACTACGGCACGGCGGGCGCCGCCGTTCACATCGTCGACGTGGAGAAGCGCGACTATCGCGAATCGACGGCGAAGGACCTCTTCAATGCCGCCCAACTCGTCCACCACCTCGATAACATCCATTTCTTCCAGCGGGCGATGGTCTGCCGCGACGTGGCTGACAACTTCCTGATGGACATCAACACGCTCTATGGCTGCTGCGCCGGTACGTCGAAACACGTTGGCACCAGCTTCTCCGATCCTTCGCATGTGGACGGCTGCTTCGATCTTATCCACATGATGGCGGGCGGTGAGGACAAGTGGCGGGCGCGGCCCTTCGTGTCGAACTCCAACTGCTTCGTCGTGCCGCCGATGAAATTCGCCGAGGAAAGCTGCATCACCATGGAGGCCTGCATCCGGGCCGGCATGCCGATCCTGCTGCTTTCGGCAGGGCAGGCCGGTGCAACCGCGCCGGCGCCGCTGGCGACCGCGATCGTGCAGGCGGTCGCGGAGTGCCTGGCGGGCGTCGTCTATGTCAACGCCATGGCGCCCGGCCACCCCGCGATCTTCGGCACCTGGCCGTTCGTTTCGGACCTCAGAACGGGCGCCATGTCCGGCGGTTCGGGCGAACAGGCGCTGCTGACCGCCGGCTGCGCGCAGATGCACCAGTTCTATCGCCTGCCGGGCGGGGCCGCCGCCGGCATTGCCGACTCCAAGCTGCCGGACATGCAGGCCGGCTGGGAGCAGGCGATCTCCAACGTCATGGCCGGGCTTTCCGGCCTCAACATGGTCTACGAGGCTGTTGGCATGCACGCCTCGCTGCTCGGCTTCTGCCTGGAAAGCCTCGTGCTCGGCGATGACCTTTTGGGGCAGGTACAGCGCTGTGTGCGCGGCATCGACGTGACGGAGGATTCCGTATCGCTAGAGACGATGCGCTCTGTCTGCATGGGCGGCCCCGGCCATTATCTCGGCGACCCGCAGACGTTGTCGTTGATGCAGACGGAGTACATCTACCCGGCAGTCGCCGACCGCACGAGCCCGAAGGAATGGGCTGAGATCGGCAAGCCCGACCTTATCGCCAAGGCGATCGAGCGGAAGAACCGGATTCTATCCGAGGCCGGTGGGCCGCTGTTCGACCGGGAGATCGACAAGGCCGTGCGCGAGAAGTTCAAGATCTACTTCTGA